The following proteins come from a genomic window of Lolium rigidum isolate FL_2022 chromosome 5, APGP_CSIRO_Lrig_0.1, whole genome shotgun sequence:
- the LOC124654778 gene encoding ubiquitin-activating enzyme E1 1-like: protein MLPRKREIVAGEVEDLQKKTRAGEGEAGKEAEDAAAMAPPKGMEIDEDLHSRQLAVYGRETMKRLFASNVLVSGLQGLGVEIAKNLVLAGVKSVTLHDDGNVELWDLSSNFFLSENDVGQNRAQACVQKLQELNNAVLISALTGDLTKEQLSKFQAVVFTDISLEKAVEFDDYCHSHQPPIAFIKSEVRGLFGSVFCDFGPEFTVLDVDGEEPHTGIVASISNDNPALVSFVDDERVEFQDGDLVVFSEVHGMTELNDGKPRKVKNARPFSFQLEEDTSSFGAYVRGGIVTQIKLPKVIKFKPLKEAMVEPGEFLMSDFSKFERPPLLHLAFQALDKFRSELKRFPVAGSIDDVQKVIEYADSINETLGDKKLEGIDKKLLHHFASGSRAVLNPMAAMFGGIVGQEVVKACSGKFHPLYQFFYFDSVESLPVDPLEPSDLKPENTRYDAQISVFGSKLQKKLKEAKIFMVGSGALGCEFLKNLALMGISCSQNGRLTVTDDDVIEKSNLSRQFLFRDWNIGQPKSTVAATAAMEINPKLHVEALQNRASPETENVFNDAFWENLDAVVNALDNVTARLYIDSRCLYFQKPLLESGTLGAKCNTQMVIPHLTENYGASRDPPEKQAPMCTVHSFPHNIDHCLTWARSEFEGLLEKTPTEVNAFLSNPTTYVSAARTAGDAQARDQLERVIECLDRDKCETFQDSITWARLKFEDYFSNRVKQLAFTFPEDSMTSSGAPFWSAPKRFPRPVEFSSSDQSQLSFILAASILRAETFGIPIPEWAKTPNKLAAEAVDKVIVPDFQPKQGVKIVTDEKATSLSSASVDDAAVIEELIAKLEDISKRLPSGFHMNPIQFEKDDDTNFHMDVIAGFANMRARNYSIPEVDKLKAKFIAGRIIPAIATATAMATGLVCLELYKVLAGGHKVENYRNTFANLAIPLFSIAEPVPPKTIKHQELSWTVWDRWTVTGNITLRELLGWLKEKGLNAYSISCGTSLLYNSMFPRHKERLDRKVADVARDVAKMEVPSYRRHLDVVVACEDDDDEDVDIPLVSVYFR, encoded by the exons ATGCTTCCCCGCAAGCGGGAGATCGTCGCGGGCGAGGTCGAGGACTTGCAGAAGAAGACCCGCGCCGGGGAGGGGGAGGCCGGCAAGGAGGCAGAGGACGCGGCAGCCATGGCACCGCCCAAGGGGATGGAGATCGATGAGGACCTCCACAGCCGCCAGCTCGCCGTCTACGGGCGCGAGACCATGAAGCGCCTCTTCGCCTCCAACGTCCTCGTCTCTGGGCTCCAGGGCCTCGGTGTCGAGATCG CAAAGAACCTTGTGCTAGCGGGTGTCAAGTCTGTAACCTTGCACGATGATGGTAATGTGGAGCTATGGGACTTATCAAGCAACTTCTTCCtctcggagaatgatgttgggcaAAATCGTGCTCAAGCTTGCGTACAGAAGCTGCAAGAGCTTAACAATGCTGTTCTCATCTCTGCTTTGACCGGCGATTTGACCAAGGAGCAACTTTCTAAATTTCAG GCCGTGGTCTTTACTGATATCAGCTTAGAAAAGGCAGTTGAGTTTGATGATTACTGCCATAGTCATCAGCcacccattgctttcatcaagTCTGAAGTTCGCGGTCTTTTTGGCAGCGTATTTTGTGATTTCGGTCCTGAGTTTACAGTTTTAGATGTGGATGGAGAGGAACCACATACAGGAATTGTTGCATCGATCAGTAATGACAATCCAGCACTTGTGTCCTTTGTGGATGATGAGCGTGTGGAGTTCCAGGATGGTGATCTAGTTGTTTTCTCTGAAGTCCATGGAATGACTGAGCTGAATGATGGGAAGCCAAGAAAGGTCAAGAATGCAAGGCCTTTCTCATTTCAGTTAGAAGAAGACACCTCTTCGTTTGGCGCATACGTTAGAGGTGGCATTGTCACACAGATCAAGCTACCAAAAGTTATTAAATTCAAACCCTTGAAAGAGGCCATGGTAGAGCCAGGAGAATTTCTCATgagtgatttctccaaattcgagCGCCCACCTCTTCTGCATTTGGCATTCCAAGCTTTGGATAAGTTTAGGAGTGAGTTGAAGAGATTCCCTGTTGCTGGGTCTATTGATGATGTGCAAAAGGTGATAGAGTATGCTGATAGCATTAATGAAACTCTGGGTGATAAGAAACTTGAAGGAATTGACAAAAAGCTCCTGCACCATTTTGCCAGTGGTTCCAGGGCTGTTCTGAACCCTATGGCTGCAATGTTTGGTGGTATTGTAGGTCAGGAGGTCGTGAAAGCATGCTCAGGGAAATTCCATCCACTGTATCAG TTCTTCTATTTTGATTCTGTCGAGTCTCTCCCTGTTGACCCCCTGGAACCTAGTGATTTGAAGCCAGAGAACACTAGATATGATGCTCAAATCAGTGTATTTGGATCTAAGCTTCAGAAGAAACTGAAGGAAGCAAAAATCTTTATGGTTGGTTCTGGGGCACTTGGATGTGAATTTTTGAAGAACCTGGCGCTAATGGGTATTTCTTGCAGTCAGAATGGAAGGCTGACTGTGACAGATGATGATGTTATTGAAAAGAGCAATCTGAGTCGCCAGTTCCTTTTCCGTGACTGGAACATTGGACAGCCAAAGTCCACGGTTGCTGCCACTGCTGCTATGGAAATTAATCCTAAGCTTCATGTTGAGGCCCTTCAGAACAGAGCAAGCCCCGAGACCGAAAATGTGTTTAATGATGCCTTCTGGGAGAACCTTGATGCTGTTGTCAATGCCCTTGACAATGTGACTGCAAGATTGTACATAGACTCAAGATGTCTGTATTTCCAGAAGCCACTGTTGGAATCTGGGACTCTGGGTGCTAAATGCAATACACAGATGGTCATCCCTCACTTAACAGAGAACTATGGGGCGTCGAGGGATCCACCTGAAAAGCAAGCACCTATGTGTACTGTGCATTCATTTCCTCACAATATTGATCATTGCCTAACCTGGGCTAGGTCTGAGTTTGAGGGTTTACTTGAGAAGACTCCCACTGAAGTAAATGCGTTTCTGTCAAATCCTACTACGTATGTAAGTGCTGCAAGAACTGCTGGTGATGCACAAGCTAGAGATCagcttgaacgtgttattgagtgTCTTGACAGAGACAAGTGTGAGACGTTCCAAGATTCTATTACCTGGGCCCGGCTTAA GTTTGAGGATTACTTCTCCAATCGTGTGAAGCAGCTGGCATTTACTTTCCCAGAAGACTCAATGACCAGCTCTGGTGCTCCTTTCTGGTCTGCTCCAAAGCGGTTCCCACGACCTGTGGAGTTCTCGTCTAGTGATCAAAGTCAGCTTAGCTTTATTTTGGCTGCTTCAATATTAAGGGCAGAAACTTTTGGAATACCCATACCAGAGTGGGCCAAAACCCCAAACAAGCTTGCTGCTGAAGCTGTCGACAAGGTGATAGTCCCTGATTTCCAACCAAAACAGGGGGTTAAGATAGTTACAGATGAGAAGGCCACTAGTCTATCCTCTGCATCTGTTGATGATGCTGCTGTCATTGAAGAGCTTATTGCTAAGTTGGAAGACATTTCCAAAAGACTACCATCAGGGTTCCACATGAACCCAATACAGTTTGAGAAG GATGATGACACTAATTTCCATATGGATGTTATAGCTGGTTTTGCCAACATGCGGGCAAGAAACTACAGTATTCCTGAAGTGGACAagctgaaagccaagtttatagctggCAGGATCATCCCAGCTATCGCCACCGCAACTGCAATGGCCACTGGCCTTGTCTGCCTCGAGCTTTACAAAGTCCTTGCTGGTGGACACAAGGTCGAAAATTACCGCAACACATTTGCGAACCTCGCGATCCCCCTCTTCTCGATTGCTGAGCCAGTCCCGCCCAAGACCATTAAGCATCAAGAACTGTCATGGACAGTCTGGGACCGGTGGACTGTGACCGGCAACATCACACTGAGGGAGCTCCTGGGGTGGCTCAAAGAAAAGGGCCTGAACGCTTACAGCATATCCTGTGGCACTTCGCTGCTGTACAACTCCATGTTCCCCAGACACAAGGAACGGCTGGACAGGAAGGTGGCAGATGTTGCCAGGGATGTGGCAAAGATGGAGGTGCCTTCTTACAGGCGCCATCTCGATGTTGTGGTGGCTtgtgaggatgatgacgatgaagacgtcGACATCCCACTTGTTTCGGTCTACTTCCGCTGA